The DNA segment GGTTAGATCTCTATGAAATTTACTAATATTATTAGTCTGATTTTGTTTTAATTTCTTGCTTGTATTGTGTTTTCCCCCCCTTTTTGGAGCTAGCTGGAGGGTTTGTTATAAATGGTCCCGATACCTTGTCACAAATTTGGACTGCAAGATGACCAAGAAGCCATCAACGCTTGAATTGTGTATTTTGAATGATAAATTGGGAAAAAGAATTCTTTTTGGTTTGTTGATACTAGCTTTTTGTACTATCAGAATTTTTACCTTTGATGATTTTAGCCATAAATAGGAAGCTTTAATCAGTACTCGTTGTAAGTGAGTCGAAACAAAAGAGGATAAATAATTCAGGGCCATTGCTTCTCATTTACTCAAAACCGATGAGAAAAGTTACAAGGGACATTGGGATAGCAATATGATAGTTTAATGCCCTTAATTTGTTCTGGGTTTATAATTAATATGTGAAGTGATGGGTCTTTAGATATGAGTTCggttatgataaaaaaaaatgttttctttgtttcattaaattttaaatgagCCTAGATTTGATTAGCGCGACTTGTATTTGTTAAGATTACTATCATGTGATTTGCCAGGAATACCCGTGATATGCTTTTCTTTGCATTCTATGAAGAAATGTGAAACTTATAAAGAAGATAATTGGGTCGGCACTTATGACACGTCCCAGATTTGAGAAAACTATAAAAGAAATGATGATTTCCATCTGCCTTTTGTAGGGAACTTTCGTTGAGAACAAACTTGATGGAATAAGTTTTAGATTCAATTGAATTTGGATGTTTATGAGTGAGATGTGGTATTTATATACCTATTTGCATATTTTACTTTTACATTTGTTTATCCTGTTTTGTTTTGATTATGTTGAGAATTATTTCTTTATATGTGTTTTAatcttgattatttttatctaCTTTTGTGCCTATTGAACCTAGGCATGGCTACTTGCACTTGTTGTTTTACCAGCGAGATCAGATATAGCAATGCGTCTGGGAATAGTTATCTATCTAGCCCTATTGTCCGTGTGGGTTCAGCCTACCGAGGTGTGGATGGTAAGGTTTCTTGCTAGTTTTGATGTCTATATCTGTAACGTACTTGACAGAGGAAGTTAATTTTTCCATCTTACATGAACTAAAATAAACTTAGTTTTGTTTGGTGGgatatttatagtattttttcGTGTTTATGCAGGAATCTGTCTTATTAAGTGTCCAATATTGTTGTAGGATCAATTGGGAAGAGTTGCTCTGCTCTGTGGTATCTTATTTGTATTCTTGGGACTGAGTACTGATAGTGCACCTTCCCTTTTGTGTTCAAGAAACCCACCATCTTCACTGACAAGATTGCCGACGCTTCCAGTATCTTTTGAAGGTTATAGATATGTGATAATGAAGTTGGGTCCCTTCTTACTAACCAGTAAAGGCTTGTCGGCAGCTACTACAGTAGCATGTTTAACATTTACAGTAAGATAAATCTGGGCATACTTTTGTTTATGTAGATTTCAGAAAGTAACTTTTTCAGTCCACAGAGTTTGTGTATATGGTTTATTCGAGATTGGTTgagattatttatttactttcaAAGTATTTTAAGGATCAGAGCATTCAcatgtgattatttattttagtattttgaTACTATAAGCCGCAAAATAAAGTTACTGTTCATACCAAATTTTCCCTGCATCGTGCTGTTACTCTGAATATATGGCTATTGAGATTATTGATTTAGTTTTGAAATATTCGAAGGATTAGAGCATTCAcatgtgattatttatttagtatTTTGATACTGAATATGCCGCTATTCTCCAAAACGGAGATtagttaaaataaataaataatacctATAATACCGCAGTTAGTTTACGGCGTATCACATGTATAAACTGTTCATACCAAAATTTCCCTGCATCTGCTGTTGCTCTAGCTACCTTACTCCTTGACCTTAAATGAATTCACGTGACAACCATGTGCCTATATTTCTAATGAAGCCTCTATCTTCTGTTTGGTAAAGATCTTCCAAAGTGCAAGTCTTTGTTTGACAACAACGACATCAGAGCAGCTTGCATTTGCTTTGCAATGGTTCATTCGCCCTCTGTCTCACCTTGGTGTCCCAGTGTCTGAAGTCATACTTACTCTCCTGCTTTCATTAAGATTCATCAATCTAGTGTTTGATGAGGTGCGATATATTATAATGAATTGTTTGCATTTTGAAGGTTGATCGTCaagtttcaaatttttgtggATGAGTAATGGTGAAATTTTTTTGTTCTATTTTCTCTCTCTCTGCACTTGCAGGTCCGCAACGTTGCTTTAGGAATTATATCTCGTAGGATAAGATGGAAAGAGTTGACAACGCTCGAGACAATTGATGGTATTCTCAGCTCctcatttataattttttttccgtGAAACTATACATTCATGCTTCTATAGGAATATGATTGTTTTAAGATTAAATTTTCCCTCTTACGTCTTTGTTTGACTTGATTCTTTTGAATGAAATGAAACAGAGTTCTTTCGTTATTTTTGTCAGATTCTGTAGataatatatgatttgaattaaTTCTGTATTATGGTAGATAAATCCTGCAGATTATGTTATTTGTATGGTGAATATTCTATCCCAGATTTGTTGGGATCTCATTACTAGATTTAGAAGATTAGACTCTTATTTATATGTTACATTGTAATCAGTTGGACAATATaagaaatatattattttctacGCTTtgttttggtatcaaagccacttTTCATCCATCTCCTGTAAAATGTCCGATAGTACCGTAACTAGTCCTAAATCTGATGCTGCCACCGTCGAACATATTGCGGCAACAGGGGAGTTACAAAATCTTCATTCTGCTCATAGATTGAATGGAAAAAATTACTTGAAATGGTCCCAACTTGTCAAGACCTTTCTGAAAGGTCGAGGACGGCTGGATCATTTAACAGGTACTGGACCTTTGGAGAAGGATCCCAAATATGCATCTTGGGATGAACAAGATTCCATGGTAATGTCTTGGATATGGAATTCGATGCTGCCTGAGATTAGTGATACATGCATGTTCCTTGGATCAGCCAAAGAAATTTGGGAGGCCATGCGACAGACTTACTCCAGGGCTAATGATGCAGCCCAGATTTATGAAGTTAAGTCAAAGATCGCAACAACAAAGCAAGGAAATCAGACCACAACAGAGTACGCTAATCTCTTACAAGGACTATGGCAAGAGCTGGATCAATACCAGTGCATTAAGATGACTTGTGCATCAGATGCTACAGTCTTAAAGCAGTTTATTGAAAGGGAACGAACCTATGAATTTTTGGTTGGCCTCAACATGGAGTTCGATGCAGTCAGAGTGCAAATTTTAGGGAAGGCCGATCTGCCTTCCTTAAATTAAACAATCTCGACCATTCGGGCAGAAGAGGGCCGCAGACGGGTGATGCTCGAGACCCGCGGAGAGGAAGGATCTGCACTTGTTGCTAAAACGGTTGGGATAAAGGAATACAAGTTCAACAATCAACACAAAAAATCAAGATTCAACAGTCGTGAATCTCTATATTGCACTTACTGCAAAAAGAATAGTCACACCAAAGATCAGTGTTGGAAGCTACATGGTAGGCCTGATCGAAACATTGATGAAGGAGGAAAGGCACATATGGTAAGTGCACCATTAAACAATGAAGGAAGCACACAAAACCTTGCTGCAAGATTAAGTGAGCAGAAAATTTCTTAGGGTCACTTGAGAAACCCTCCTCGTCAGGTACTAGCTCCTTGGCTTTTTCAGGTATCGGTCCTACTTCTTGCTTTGTTAATATCTCTGAAAAGATTTCTCCAAAGTTATGGATAATCGATTCCGGAGCCACTGATCACATGACCTATAATTCCAAATCCTTCTCTACCTATACACCATGCTCTAGCCATAAAAAAATCACCTTAGCTGATGGATCTTTCACTACCATTGCTGGTCAAGGTGATATTTATATAAGCCCATCCCTTGTTCTTAAAAATGTCCTCCATGTTCCAAAGTTGTTTGCAAACTTAATCTCCATTAAGAAACTAACCATGGATTCCAATTGTTGTGTAACCTTCTTCTCTTCCCACTGTGAGTTTCAGGAACTGAAAATGAAGAGGATGATTGGACGTGCTAATGAGAGGAATGGTCTTTTCTATCTGGAAAGTCAAAGTGGAGGAACTAGGGTGGAGAGATCCTTATCCGCATCATTCTTTTCTGAGTCTATTTTgtcaactaaaaataaaatttggctTTTTCATCATCGTTTAGGTCATCCTTCCTTTAGGGTCCTTAAGCTAATGTTTCCTTTATggtttaaagaaaataaattagagTCTTTTCATTGTAATGACTGTGAATTTGCAAAACACAAACGTGTTTCATTTCCAGCAAGCAATAAAAGAACTATTATTCCATTCTCTTTAATTCATAGCGATATATGGGGTCCCTCTAGTGTTCCCAATATCTCTGGTGCCAAGTGGTTTGTGTCTTTTATCGATGACTGCACTCGCGTGACGTGAATTTatcttttgaaaaataaatctgaaGTTAGCActatttttccaaaattctaTAATATGATTAAGACGCAATTTGATGTGTGAATTAAAAGATTTAGGTCTGACAATGCCAAAGATTACTTTAATATgtccctttcttctttctttcaaaAAGAAGGCATTTTGCATGAATCCTCTTGTGTCAATACACCACAACAAAACGGCGTGGCTGAACGAAAGAACGGCCACCTCCTAAATATCACAAGAGCATTACTATTCCACAAAAATGTTCCTAAACAATATTGGGGAGAAGCTGTTCTTACCGCTGCACACCTTATTAATAGACTTCCCACTGGTATTCTTGATTTTAAAACCCCAATAGAAATTCTAACAAAATTTTTTCCTCATTTTACTGCGTCTAATAATCTTGTTCCTAGAATTTTTGGAAGTGTTGTCTTCGTTCATATACATTCCCAAAATAGAGGAAAACTCGACCCTCGAGCTCTTCGATGTATCTTTATCGGGTACTCCTCTACTCAAAAGGGATATAAGTGCTTTCATCCTTCCACTCGAAAAACTTTTGTTTCCGCTGATGTAACCTTTGTGGAAAATGAGTCTTATTTTCCCTCAAAATTTCCAGAAAACAAAACAGATAGAGATGGAGGGGATATAAGTCTTTCACTTGATCTTCCCTTCGACTCTAGCACACTGCCACTACTACACAGCCCACCATCTATACTTCCTGATCAAACTGCCAAATCAGCTCGACATAGTGATATGATCGCGGATAAGGAACAAGAAACCCAAACACAGCCACTCAAAACCTATTCCAGGAAGAAATTTCCAGCCTCTACAGTAGCACCACCACCTCTGAACTTCGCACGAGTTCCTGCAATTTCCACGCTACCAGCTGAAAAAAACCAAGCCATAGTCGAGAGTGAACCAATTGTTGAACCTGAACTCTTAACATATTCTAAGACCTTAGATGATGTTGACCAGGACACGAACTTGCCAATCGCATTAAGAAAAGGAATCAGAACCTGTACTAAACATCCCTTACACCAGTTTATGACCTACCAAAACCTGTCCCAAAGCCATAAAGCCTTATTGACCAATCTTCACAACATATCCATTCCGAGAAATCTATCAGAGGCATTAAGAGACAAGAAGTGGGAGGATGCCATGAAAATAGAAATGGAAGCTCTTGACAGAAACTGGTTAGATTGCCACACAAGGTTAAACCAGTTGGTTGTCGATGGGTATTCACTGTCAAATATAAATCAGATGGGACAGTTGAACGTTATAAGGCGAGGCTAGTTGCGAAAGGATACACCCAAACATATGGACTCAACTATTGGGAAACCTTTGCACCTGTTGCAAAGATGAACACAGTGCGGATCCTTTTGTCATTAGCAGCAAATTTTGGATGGAATCTGTTACAATTTGATGTTAAGAATGCATTTCTTCATGGTGACCTAGCCGAAGAAGTTTATATAGAGATCCCACCGGGTTTTGAATCTAAAAAAGGGATGGTGTGTAGGCTGAAGAAGGCACTTTATGGCCTTAAACAATCACCAAGGGCTTGGTTTGGAAGACTCACTAAAGCCATGACTACCTTGGGATACAGACAAAGCCAAGGGGATCATTCTTTGTTTGTGAAGCACTCGGCTTCAGGGGGAGTGACTATTCTGCTGgtgtatgttgatgatatgATAGTATCTGGGAATGATATAGAAGGAATACAGGAACTAAAGCAGCGCCTAGTCAAAGAGTTTGATATCAAAGAACTTGGGAAGTTAAAATACTTTCTAGGAATTGAAGTGGCTAACTCACGGCATGGAATATTCATTTCCCAACAAAAATACGTGCTGGATTTGTTGAAGGACTCAGGAAAGATGGGCTGCAAGCCGGTGGACACCCCTATTGAAGTCAATCACGGCTTATGTGATGCACCAAATGACCCAGTGGTAGATAAAGGCTCTTATCAGAGGCTGGTTGGGAGGTTAATATATTTAACTCACTCTAGACCAGACATTTCGTATGCTGTAAGTGTAGTTAGCAGATATATgcaaaatccaaaagaaaaacaCCTCAAGGCAGTCCACAGGATCTTGCAGTATCTTAAGGGCAGCCCAGGAAAAGGCATATTATTCAAAAAAGGGGATGCTATGACTCTTGAAGCCTATACAGACGCCGACTATGCAGGCTCCTTGGATGATCGAAGGTCCACTTCCGGCTATTGCACATTCTTGGGAGGAAACCTAGTGACGTGGAGAAGTAAAAAGCAAAATGTGGTTGCAAGATCAAGCGTAGAATCAGAATTTCGAGCTATGGCTTTAGGAATATGTGAATTGCTATGGTTGAAGATCATTCTTGATGATTTGAGAATTAAGTGGAACTCACCCATGAAGTTATATTGTGACAATAAATCAGCCATTAGTATAGCTCACAATCCAGTGCAACATGACCGTACGAAACACGTTGAAGTCGATAGACACTTCATCAAAGAGAAATTGGAAAGTGGATTAATATGTACTCCATTCGTCTCTTCCAAGGATCAGTTGGCAGATATATTCACAAAGGCACTATCTAGTAGATTGTTCACAGATATTGTTAGCAAGCTTGGAATGGGCGATATCCATTCACCAGTTTGAGGGGGAGTGTCAGATTCTGTAGataatatatgatttgaattaaTTCTGTATTATGGTAGATAAATCCTGCAGATTATGTTATTTGTATGGTGAATATTCTATCCCAGATTTGTAGGGATCTCATTACTAGATTTAGAAGATTAGGCTCTTATTTATATGTTACATTGTAATCAGTTGGACAATATaagaaatatattattttctacgctttgtttattttcattgAAACAACTTTGATGTTTAGTGTTTACATATGTAGTAGCGCTACTTTGAGGCACTCTAGTGGCCAGCTGGCTTGTGTAACCATGGCCCGGCGTTGGAACAATGTGTTGCGAGAAAATATAACTCGTTTTCTGTTGATCGTCTAATAAAAGATCAAGTGTCTGATACGGGTATAGATGAATTGGGCCAAAATAAATATGAGAATCCCAAAATACACTTTGTATATTCTAGAATGAAGAAACGAGAGGGGCGGGAGAATTAGTTATAAGAGCATTAGGAGAACGTGTTAGAGGGGTCATTCTGTTATCTTGAGAATTTTGCTAGTGAAGCTAGGGGAGTGTGTAAACACTATACAGAGGAAACTCTGGATCTCTTATATATAATTCCATATTTACGTTTCTTGTTGAGTTGCTTTTCTGTGCAAACTTGTATTTGTGTTTGATATCTTGGGCTCACGTGGACAATCCTATCAGTGTCATATATGTGCTGGGAGAAGACATattacctttgctgatgcttttaATTGAAGAGTGGCCAGTAAAAGTTGACAACCTTTTTAATTGTTCAAAAATTATTTCGAAGTTACTATGTGACAATGGTTCTGTCTTTCCCAGACATCATCGTCGAGAAATTCAGAATGTTTATTTCCTTGCAGTTTTCTTCACATATATTCGTCGGATCTTCAAAAATATTTACAGCCACGCAGCACAGATATCCCAGGTATACAATTTCTCTCAAGCTCTTCTCTTCAGGTTTCATTTTCTTGGCTCATGTCCTCATCTCAATTTCTCTCCTCGTGTTGCCATCTTATTGGCTTATTTCTTGGGGGGAAAAATAAACTCGTTCAATCATGTGGTTCTGCAAAATGCTTGTCGCTAGCTCTTCTTTCTAACGCATAAATTGGCTTTCTCTGGCTTTGCAGGCGATGATTGTGAGAGGATTTCGAGGGGACTGTGATTCTCACAAAGTTCTCTTGGCGGCT comes from the Henckelia pumila isolate YLH828 chromosome 1, ASM3356847v2, whole genome shotgun sequence genome and includes:
- the LOC140888358 gene encoding protein ABCI12, chloroplastic isoform X3, with amino-acid sequence MLPTRVIKGKGKLRFFCPRGPDFVSTQSVLSPMNSKLLSCHPKLLLVNPSHPSFRALKFPRKTLNQRLQHPHLCKRLRYHVKCKANDNNEAIGGPKNWEKWMPTNLFAAEKVFGAIAGTTSSPIAQYISSPTTFLHNVDPRIKTAWLLALVVLPARSDIAMRLGIVIYLALLSVWVQPTEVWMDQLGRVALLCGILFVFLGLSTDSAPSLLCSRNPPSSLTRLPTLPVSFEGYRYVIMKLGPFLLTSKGLSAATTVACLTFTIFQSASLCLTTTTSEQLAFALQWFIRPLSHLGVPVSEVILTLLLSLRFINLVFDEVRNVALGIISRRIRWKELTTLETIDDIIVEKFRMFISLQFSSHIFVGSSKIFTATQHRYPRR
- the LOC140888358 gene encoding protein ABCI12, chloroplastic isoform X1 encodes the protein MLPTRVIKGKGKLRFFCPRGPDFVSTQSVLSPMNSKLLSCHPKLLLVNPSHPSFRALKFPRKTLNQRLQHPHLCKRLRYHVKCKANDNNEAIGGPKNWEKWMPTNLFAAEKVFGAIAGTTSSPIAQYISSPTTFLHNVDPRIKTAWLLALVVLPARSDIAMRLGIVIYLALLSVWVQPTEVWMDQLGRVALLCGILFVFLGLSTDSAPSLLCSRNPPSSLTRLPTLPVSFEGYRYVIMKLGPFLLTSKGLSAATTVACLTFTIFQSASLCLTTTTSEQLAFALQWFIRPLSHLGVPVSEVILTLLLSLRFINLVFDEVRNVALGIISRRIRWKELTTLETIDVFFTYIRRIFKNIYSHAAQISQAMIVRGFRGDCDSHKVLLAAGSSTLIANVVSLSCLVGLIVATTLAGYISL
- the LOC140888358 gene encoding protein ABCI12, chloroplastic isoform X2, which codes for MNSKLLSCHPKLLLVNPSHPSFRALKFPRKTLNQRLQHPHLCKRLRYHVKCKANDNNEAIGGPKNWEKWMPTNLFAAEKVFGAIAGTTSSPIAQYISSPTTFLHNVDPRIKTAWLLALVVLPARSDIAMRLGIVIYLALLSVWVQPTEVWMDQLGRVALLCGILFVFLGLSTDSAPSLLCSRNPPSSLTRLPTLPVSFEGYRYVIMKLGPFLLTSKGLSAATTVACLTFTIFQSASLCLTTTTSEQLAFALQWFIRPLSHLGVPVSEVILTLLLSLRFINLVFDEVRNVALGIISRRIRWKELTTLETIDVFFTYIRRIFKNIYSHAAQISQAMIVRGFRGDCDSHKVLLAAGSSTLIANVVSLSCLVGLIVATTLAGYISL